One Urocitellus parryii isolate mUroPar1 chromosome 8, mUroPar1.hap1, whole genome shotgun sequence DNA window includes the following coding sequences:
- the LOC144256631 gene encoding uncharacterized protein LOC144256631: MGKPLSRPDCLRQNPPCVGKGEEEEDLNIEDCYVPQRSIYDTVRLNEQIDSGSKGSLSSRHFTDRTLPYSHRTLDVSSLCSNGALTSSSVFELRGREANKLDEKMIFDALKLNSDIIRTTGLPKAKSHAEKKEHRRSWRMFVPANFMDYANKSESSFVEPPDMSDGVTKASKCRWGTNSLTSEEDDSGLCSPQAEREEKQGILTGDQSQIRSLSSAEDIHITEHYRPFFSVNSMSEQKIPLLSCRSAHPDDNFKMILHDVSLLEESKSINDQREINDENCCLQNDLKESTKGDPLIMPKDEENECISNSWEEENTYGPGESQMTAQSREFTKGLDFSHTTLEESDVDCGSTNLVEIVTLSAQYDSEEPNRASKGELEPPLSAQEMEVTHMKCSLKFMPVRKKAVPSKTGTQAGILDTVCNGFQSVQPYIFVPLAGHVSGLLAHFIVLPVILHFQFQSKASVVS; the protein is encoded by the exons ATGGGGAAGCCACTCAGTAGACCAGACTGTTTACGTCAGAATCCTCCATGTGTAGGGAAGGGTGAAGAAGAAGAGGACTTAAATATTGAAGACTGTTATGTCCCACAGAGGTCAATCTATGACACTGTTAGACTAAATGAACAGATAGACTCTGGTTCAAAAGGTAGTCTGTCGTCCAGGCATTTTACAGACCGGACACTACCCTACAGTCACAGAACACTGGATGTTAGTTCTTTATGCTCTAATGGTGCCCTTACTTCTTCCAGTGTATTTGAGTTGAGAGGTCGTGAAGCTAACAAACTAGATGAAAAGATGATCTTTGATGCACTCAAACTGAATAGTGACATCATTCGAACCACAGGATTACCCAAAGCCAAATCTCATGCAGAAAAGAAAGAGCATAGACGGTCTTGGCGAATGTTTGTCCCAGCCAATTTTATGGATTATGCAAACAAAAGTGAAAGCTCTTTTGTTGAACCTCCCGATATGTCAGATGGCGTTACGAAGGCCAGCAAGTGCAGATGGGGCACTAATTCTCTGACTTCTGAGGAGGATGACTCTGGTTTATGTAGCCCTCaagcagagagggaagaaaaacaggGCATTTTAACTGGAGACCAGTCACAAATTAGAAGCTTATCTTCTGCTGAAGATATTCATATAACAGAACACTATAggccatttttttctgttaattccATGAGTGAACAGAAAATCCCATTGCTTTCATGTAGAAGTGCCCACCCTGATGATAACTTCAAAATGATTTTGCATGATGTTTCTTTACTTGAGGAATCAAAATCTATAAATGATCAAAGGGAAATCAATGATGAAAATTGTTGCCTGCAGAATGATTTGAAAGAGAGCACTAAGGGTGATCCATTAATCATgccaaaagatgaagaaaatgagtgcATTTCTAACTCCTGGGAAGAGGAGAACACTTATGGACCAGGAGAATCCCAAATGACAGCACAAAGTAGGGAATTTACAAAGGGTTTAGATTTCTCTCACACCACCCTGGAGGAGAGTGATGTAGATTGTGGTAGCACAAATTTGGTAGAAATTGTGACACTGTCAGCACAATATGATTCAGAAGAACCCAACAGAGCATCTAAAGGGGAACTGGAGCCTCCCCTTTCTGCCCAGGAGATGGAGGTGACCCATATGAAGTGCTCCCTGAAATTCATGCCAGTAAGAAAGAAAGCAGTGCCCAGCAAAACAGGGACCCAGGCAGGAATATTGGACACAGTATGCAATGGCTTCCAATCAGTCCAG ccCTACATTTTTGTTCCTCTGGCCGGCCATGTGTCTGGCCTCTTGGCCCACTTCATTGTCTTGCCAGTGATTCTTCATTTCCAGTTTCAGTCTAAAGCTTCAGTTGTCAGCTAG